The region GCAGCTCCCTCGCCAATAGTCACACGCATACCACTAAGTGATGGAGAGTGACAAACTCTTGCACAGTTATCTACATGAGGGGAGTTTAAAGTGTGACGAGTAAATTTTTGAAAAAGATAAGAACTCTCACAAGAAGTTCTAGCTCCACCAATAGATGCAATAGACTTACGACCATAGTTAGTTTGTGATTCTTTTATCTTCATAGCACAAGCAGTAGTTGCACTCTCTAAATCTGTTTCATACCAAGTATCATCTAATTTTACTAATGAAGATGCTACTACTTTTTTAATTTCTGGATTTTTATCTAGCCATGTTTTTCTAATACGAGGGATGCGAAGTCTATCAGCAGCATCTACAAAATCAAAACCGTATTTACCTTTGATGCAAAGCTTACCTTGAGATACAACACCATCTGGATGAGCAAAAATATTTACTATTTTATTTTCTTTAGTATCTACTTTTGCCGCTATATCACAACCGACTCCACAGTATGTACAAACACTATCTATCGTTTGTATATGTTCCATTATTTTCCCTTTATACTATCCTAATCATCACAGGAGTTAAGTTTACAAACTCTAGTTTAGATATTTCATTTATCATATTTTGTATATCTTTTTCTAAGGCTATATGCGTAGATATAAGCAAGTTTGCTGAAGATGCAGATGCTTGACGTTGAAGCATAGTTTCAACTGAAATATTATTTTCTTCAAAAACTTTAGTGATTTTTGCTAAAACGCCTGCACGGTCTGAAACATTTATGCGAAGATAGTATTTTGAGTTAATATCTTGAGTGGCTTTTAAAGTTAGTTTGCCCTCAAGCGGCTTATCAAATCCAAGCATTGGTCTAGATTTACCACTTCTTGCAATATCTATAATATTGGCAATTACAGCGCTTGCAGTTGCATCTCCACCAGCTCCAGCACCATAATAAAGAGTCTCTCCAACTTTATCTCCAACTACAGAGATGCCATTCATAACACCCTCTATCTTGGCTATCATTTCATCTTGAGAAATCAAACAAGCATGAACTCTAAGCTCTACTTCATTTGCATCTTTTTTTGCAATTCCTAAGAGTTTGATTGCATAACCAAACTCTCTTGCAAAAGAGATATCATCTTGAGAAATATTTTCTATACCCTCTATCAAAATATCTTCAGGCTTAGCATCTATACCATAAGCTATAGATGCAAGGATAAGAAGTTTATGAGCTGTATCAAATCCGCCAACATCAAAAGTAGGATCAGATTCTGCATAACCTAAATCTTGTGCTTCTTTTAAAATAGCCTTATATGCAACACCCTCATCTGTCATCTTTGTCATCATATAGTTACAAGTACCATTCATGATTCCCATGATTGATTCTATATGATTTGCAGACAAACCATCGCGTAGTGCATTAATAATTGGAATACCGCCAGCTACAGATGCCTCATACTCAAAAGCTATATCTTTTGCAATATCTTGAAGTTCATAACGATGATATGCTAAGAGTGCTTTGTTTGCTGTAACAACAGCTTTACCACTATGTAGAGCGCGTTTAACAACTTCAAATGCTTCTTCAACTCCGCCCATAAGTTCAACAACAATATCTATCTCATCATCATTTAAAACATCATCTACTTTATCTGTTATAATTATATCCAGACCTCTATCTTTGCTAAGGTTTTTAACAACTCCGCTTTTAACAACTATATCAACACCAGCACGAGCAGAAATAACATCAGCATTGTCTTTTAAAATTTGAGCTACACTTGTTCCAACAGTTCCAACACCTATTATTCCTACTTTTATCATACTTTTCCTTTAATTTATTTCATAAATTTATTTATTTTTCATCTTCGAACTGTTTTAAAAATTCTTTAATATTTCTAGCCGCTTGACGGATTCGGTTATCATTTTCTATAAGAGCGATACGTACATATCCCTCACCAAAAGCACCAAAACCTATACCAGGAGCAACTGCTACACCAGCCTCTACTAAAAGTCTTTTTGAAAATTCTAAACTTCCTAGATGCTCAGCACATTTTGGAATTTTTGCCCATGAAAACATACTTGCTTGATTTTTATTTATCTTCCAACCAGCACGATCAAAAGCTTCTATAAGCACATCTTGACGATGGTTATATTTATCTGTAATGTCTTTTACACATTGCTGATCTCCATTTAGTGCTATTGTTGCAGCAACTTGAATAGGAGTAAACATACCATAATCTAACCATGATTTGATTTTTTGAAGTGCTCCAATGAGTTTTTTATTTCCAACAAAGAAACCTACACGCCACCCTGCCATATTGTAAGATTTTGAAAGCGTAAATGACTCAACTGCTACATCTTTTGCACCAGGAACTGACATGATAGAAGGCGTTACATATCCATCAAAAGTTATATCCCCATATGCTATATCAGAAATAACATAAAATCTCATCTCTTTTGCCATTGCAACCAAACGAGTATAAAACTCATTAGTTACTGTTGCTGTTGTTGGATTATGAGGGAAGTTAACTAAAACATACTTTGGTTTTGGCGAACTCTCTTTAAAAACTCTTATTAAGTCTTCAAAAAACTGATCTTCATCAAGTTTATAATCTTCATCAAATTTTATACCAAACTTAACTACATTTCCACCAGCTAAGATAAAACTATACTCATGAATAGGATAAGTAGGATCTGGAACAACTGCTAC is a window of uncultured Sulfurimonas sp. DNA encoding:
- a CDS encoding LL-diaminopimelate aminotransferase; protein product: MFDEIRFNRVERLPKYVFAEVNDIKMQERRAGKDVIDFSMGNPDGDTPKHIREKLIESAKKTKTHGYSTSKGIPKLLKAISDWYESRYDCKLDPQTECVATMGSKEGYAHLTYAITNPGDVAVVPDPTYPIHEYSFILAGGNVVKFGIKFDEDYKLDEDQFFEDLIRVFKESSPKPKYVLVNFPHNPTTATVTNEFYTRLVAMAKEMRFYVISDIAYGDITFDGYVTPSIMSVPGAKDVAVESFTLSKSYNMAGWRVGFFVGNKKLIGALQKIKSWLDYGMFTPIQVAATIALNGDQQCVKDITDKYNHRQDVLIEAFDRAGWKINKNQASMFSWAKIPKCAEHLGSLEFSKRLLVEAGVAVAPGIGFGAFGEGYVRIALIENDNRIRQAARNIKEFLKQFEDEK
- a CDS encoding homoserine dehydrogenase, encoding MIKVGIIGVGTVGTSVAQILKDNADVISARAGVDIVVKSGVVKNLSKDRGLDIIITDKVDDVLNDDEIDIVVELMGGVEEAFEVVKRALHSGKAVVTANKALLAYHRYELQDIAKDIAFEYEASVAGGIPIINALRDGLSANHIESIMGIMNGTCNYMMTKMTDEGVAYKAILKEAQDLGYAESDPTFDVGGFDTAHKLLILASIAYGIDAKPEDILIEGIENISQDDISFAREFGYAIKLLGIAKKDANEVELRVHACLISQDEMIAKIEGVMNGISVVGDKVGETLYYGAGAGGDATASAVIANIIDIARSGKSRPMLGFDKPLEGKLTLKATQDINSKYYLRINVSDRAGVLAKITKVFEENNISVETMLQRQASASSANLLISTHIALEKDIQNMINEISKLEFVNLTPVMIRIV